In a single window of the Anaplasma platys genome:
- a CDS encoding TrbI/VirB10 family protein translates to MVDNFRSTENEEHIEEDVNIVGGHRSKKLFVILLVALAACTMYYFFFLKETPAPETDETSEVVDEKTVEKFLREAESPAQETAPRILTPPPKLPELPPLVMPSVPDIPVVSKILKPVPEPEAQQIEVTTSDADDSSDELQSFPLPYKTLATEQIPSFLGYDREKRGAPMIALGGGGDPGQSGDEAGGASVDGRFTSWHGLEGTASPSVKATMVGDPRYVILQGHMIDAVLETAINSDVPGVLRAIVSRDVYAEAGDLVLIPKGSRLIGSYFFDNAGKSLRVNISWSRVILPHGIDIQINSGGTDELGRNGIAGVVDHKVGTVLTSTILLAGVSLGTAYAAAKIPALQSEIVKTTSTKDTPKDDDEKKDKETTSSTLPAKIVSDAVKDFSESVKSLINKYSDSTPTIYIDQGTLMRVFVNQDIIFPRGAVRKVGR, encoded by the coding sequence ATGGTTGACAATTTCAGAAGTACAGAAAATGAGGAACACATTGAGGAAGACGTCAACATAGTAGGCGGGCACCGCAGCAAGAAGCTGTTCGTCATCCTATTGGTGGCGCTGGCAGCTTGCACTATGTACTACTTCTTTTTCTTGAAAGAAACTCCTGCCCCAGAAACAGATGAGACATCTGAGGTGGTTGATGAAAAGACAGTTGAAAAGTTTTTGAGAGAAGCCGAAAGTCCGGCTCAGGAAACGGCACCCAGGATTTTAACTCCACCGCCAAAACTTCCGGAACTACCACCTTTGGTTATGCCCAGCGTTCCTGATATTCCTGTGGTGTCCAAGATACTGAAACCCGTCCCGGAACCAGAAGCGCAACAAATAGAGGTTACGACATCGGACGCAGACGATTCTAGTGATGAATTGCAGTCGTTTCCGTTACCATATAAAACGCTAGCAACCGAACAGATTCCTTCGTTCTTGGGCTATGATAGAGAGAAACGAGGCGCGCCCATGATAGCTCTGGGCGGTGGGGGCGATCCTGGCCAATCGGGAGACGAAGCTGGAGGAGCTAGTGTTGACGGCAGGTTCACCTCGTGGCATGGCCTAGAGGGCACAGCGTCGCCCAGCGTGAAAGCCACAATGGTTGGTGATCCTAGGTATGTGATCCTACAGGGGCACATGATTGATGCCGTGCTAGAAACCGCTATCAATTCCGATGTACCTGGCGTTTTAAGAGCTATTGTTTCTCGCGATGTTTATGCAGAAGCTGGCGATCTTGTTCTCATACCTAAAGGATCTCGACTGATCGGAAGTTATTTCTTCGACAATGCGGGCAAAAGCTTGCGGGTTAATATTTCCTGGTCACGGGTAATTTTACCTCATGGCATAGATATACAAATAAACTCGGGCGGCACAGATGAGCTGGGAAGAAACGGCATTGCCGGTGTAGTAGATCATAAGGTTGGTACCGTTCTGACCTCAACAATCTTACTTGCAGGTGTTTCTTTGGGAACTGCGTACGCTGCGGCAAAGATACCTGCTCTGCAATCTGAAATCGTCAAAACAACGTCGACTAAGGATACACCTAAAGATGATGATGAGAAGAAAGACAAAGAAACCACTTCTTCGACGCTGCCTGCGAAGATCGTTTCTGATGCTGTGAAGGACTTCTCCGAATCTGTGAAGTCGCTGATTAATAAATATTCTGATTCAACGCCTACTATTTACATTGACCAAGGCACGTTGATGAGAGTATTCGTAAACCAGGACATCATATTTCCTAGGGGTGCCGTGCGGAAGGTAGGTCGTTGA
- a CDS encoding virB8 family protein produces MFGSKKNESKTEKERKTRSATAATGGASGDWFHDRYGTVVVQRNILLFLVVLSVLCIAVSTFAIFKIGKTRTIEPFVVEIEKKSGVTTLVNPITVKQYSADEVLSNYFIVEYVKARELYDPNNFMYNYYTKVRLLSTQDTYSSFRNWIRPSNPSSPMALYADLAPSAVRVRSLQHLGVGKVQIRFTLEFTTGNGDLIKKDRIATLNFKYASLELSEQDRQVNPLGFQITYYRADDEFL; encoded by the coding sequence ATGTTTGGTTCTAAGAAAAACGAGAGCAAGACCGAAAAGGAGAGGAAGACCAGATCCGCGACCGCAGCCACGGGAGGAGCGTCAGGAGATTGGTTCCATGACCGCTACGGAACCGTGGTGGTGCAGCGAAACATTTTGCTTTTTCTGGTAGTGCTGTCTGTTTTATGCATAGCCGTAAGTACTTTTGCAATATTCAAAATAGGGAAGACCCGCACTATCGAGCCTTTCGTTGTGGAAATCGAGAAAAAATCAGGGGTTACTACTCTGGTTAACCCCATAACGGTTAAGCAGTACTCTGCTGACGAGGTGCTCAGTAATTACTTCATCGTGGAGTACGTGAAGGCGCGGGAGCTTTATGATCCCAATAACTTCATGTACAACTACTACACGAAGGTGCGGTTGCTTTCGACTCAGGATACCTACAGTAGCTTTCGTAATTGGATTCGGCCTAGTAACCCTTCCAGCCCAATGGCTTTGTATGCGGATTTAGCGCCCAGTGCGGTCAGGGTGCGTTCATTGCAACACTTAGGTGTGGGGAAAGTACAGATCAGGTTTACCTTGGAGTTCACCACAGGAAACGGCGATTTGATCAAGAAAGACCGGATTGCGACGTTAAATTTCAAGTATGCTTCACTTGAGCTGAGCGAGCAAGACAGACAAGTGAATCCTTTGGGCTTCCAGATAACTTACTATAGGGCGGATGATGAATTTCTGTAA
- the virB11 gene encoding P-type DNA transfer ATPase VirB11 — protein sequence MSVACAALETYLEPLRDIFEEDGVNEISINKEREVWVENRGQMRQIRVDSLSLSHLKALCRLIAQATEQRLSEETPLLSASLPNGFRVQVVFPPACESDKVVMSIRKPSTLGMSLDDYEEGGAFDRVTSLKSKNVTENGKLQKLLEQNKIKEFISTAVLLKKNIIVSGGTSTGKTTFTNAALRVIPQEERIITVEDSREIALQHLNRVHLLASKGGQGRARVSTQDLIEACLRLRPDRIIVGELRGAEAFSFLRAINTGHPGSISTLHADTPLMAIEQLKLMVMQAGMGLAPDQIVEYIRNIIDIIIQLKRESGGVRHVSEILFTKGTRECE from the coding sequence ATGTCAGTTGCTTGTGCTGCCTTAGAAACATACCTGGAGCCACTGAGGGATATCTTCGAGGAAGATGGGGTAAACGAGATCTCGATCAATAAAGAGCGAGAGGTCTGGGTTGAAAACCGCGGTCAGATGCGGCAAATTCGCGTCGATTCGCTGTCTCTTTCTCACCTTAAAGCGCTATGTCGGTTGATCGCACAAGCAACAGAACAAAGATTAAGTGAAGAGACCCCGTTGCTTTCAGCTTCATTGCCTAATGGTTTTCGGGTTCAGGTGGTTTTTCCTCCGGCATGTGAGAGCGACAAAGTGGTAATGTCTATTCGGAAGCCTTCCACATTGGGCATGTCGCTTGATGACTATGAAGAAGGAGGGGCGTTTGATCGAGTGACGTCTTTAAAATCCAAGAATGTAACTGAAAACGGAAAACTACAAAAGCTACTCGAGCAAAACAAAATAAAGGAGTTTATTTCCACGGCAGTATTACTGAAGAAGAACATCATTGTTAGTGGAGGAACCTCTACAGGAAAAACTACCTTCACCAACGCAGCTCTGCGGGTAATTCCACAAGAGGAGAGAATTATTACTGTAGAAGACTCTCGAGAAATTGCGCTACAGCATCTAAACCGCGTACATTTGCTGGCTTCTAAAGGGGGGCAAGGTCGGGCACGGGTGTCGACACAAGACTTGATCGAGGCCTGCCTCCGCTTACGTCCGGACAGAATAATCGTGGGGGAGTTAAGAGGTGCCGAAGCATTCAGCTTCTTGCGTGCAATTAACACCGGCCACCCTGGGTCCATATCCACATTGCACGCTGACACTCCTCTTATGGCAATAGAACAGCTGAAACTTATGGTGATGCAAGCAGGAATGGGCTTGGCACCGGATCAAATTGTCGAATATATTAGAAATATAATTGACATTATAATACAACTTAAACGCGAATCAGGAGGCGTGCGACACGTTTCGGAAATACTGTTTACTAAAGGCACGAGGGAATGTGAGTAG
- the virB9 gene encoding P-type conjugative transfer protein VirB9 — protein MMNFCKNCALSFVVAVLFCSLSMSPDSASGSGGVPISVDSRIKTFVYSENEVFQVVFNYGYQSYIEFSKGETVKVLALGDNVNWKVKSVDNKLFVMPLEKNGHTNMLLETTKGRNYAFDLISRDSTQAAPTSPDSLVALATENAELTDLAYIVRFFYLEDREKDASKKAVELSAPSMAKRKETETKVELKPNDTTKDYTFSAPSTASALIPALTYDDGNLTYFKFSDPTAPLPKIYVLGDSGEKTPCRMLLLEDHVIVEGVHRRLLLDYGRSSVVVTHVVHN, from the coding sequence ATGATGAATTTCTGTAAAAACTGTGCGTTGTCTTTTGTTGTCGCTGTGCTGTTTTGCAGCTTAAGCATGAGCCCCGATAGTGCATCTGGTAGTGGAGGAGTCCCCATCTCAGTGGACAGCCGGATAAAGACGTTTGTTTACAGCGAAAACGAAGTTTTCCAAGTTGTGTTCAACTACGGTTATCAGTCCTATATTGAATTTTCAAAGGGGGAAACCGTAAAGGTACTGGCTCTGGGTGATAATGTGAACTGGAAGGTTAAGTCAGTTGACAACAAGCTTTTTGTCATGCCGTTGGAAAAAAATGGGCACACAAATATGCTGTTGGAAACAACAAAAGGACGCAACTACGCATTTGACCTAATTTCGCGCGACTCTACACAAGCAGCTCCTACGTCACCTGATTCGCTTGTGGCTCTGGCGACTGAGAATGCCGAGCTGACAGACTTGGCGTACATTGTTCGCTTTTTCTACCTCGAGGACAGAGAGAAAGATGCTTCGAAGAAGGCGGTTGAGTTATCTGCTCCAAGCATGGCTAAAAGGAAGGAGACTGAAACGAAGGTGGAGCTGAAACCCAATGATACCACGAAAGATTACACGTTTTCTGCCCCCAGCACGGCGAGCGCACTCATTCCTGCCCTGACATATGACGATGGGAATTTGACATACTTCAAGTTTAGCGACCCCACTGCACCGCTGCCCAAGATATATGTTCTAGGCGACAGTGGCGAAAAGACTCCCTGTCGCATGCTGCTTCTTGAGGATCATGTCATAGTAGAGGGCGTGCACAGGCGTCTGCTACTAGATTATGGCCGCAGTTCTGTAGTAGTTACGCATGTGGTGCACAATTAG